In Stanieria sp. NIES-3757, the DNA window GGCTAATCACCATTAAACCTTTATTTACAGCTTTGGGTGCTGAAGCAGAAATTCTTCCTGCGATCGCAGATTATATGGAGATTTGGTATTTAGGTACGATTTCTCTAGTTGTACCAATTATCGCCAATAGTATTATTCGTGCTGCTGGTAATTCTCAATTTCCTGCTTTGGTGATGACGGTAGCGACAGTAGTTAATATTGTTCTTGATCCATTATTAATTTTTGGCTGGGCTGGTTTCCCACGCCTAGAAGTTCAAGGTGCAGCTTTAGCTACAGTTATCTCCCAAATAATCGGTTTAATAGCAGTTTTCTGGTTTCTCTATTATCGAGAAAAAGTAATTATTTTTAATCCACCGAAAATTCAAGAGGTGGCAGAATCCTGGCAAGAAGTTCTGCATATTGGAATTCCTGCTGCTGTAACTAATGCTATTTCCCCAATTGCGATCGCAATTATTACTAGTATGATTGCTGCCTATGGGGCGGAAGCTGTAGCTGGTTTTGGTATTGCCTCCAGGATTGAATCCTTAGTCTTTATCGCTTTTATTGCTTTATCCGCTAGTGTTACGCCTTTAGTTGGGCAAAATTGGGGTGCAGGAAAATTAAAGCGGGTTAATCAGTCTTTTTATTGGAGTGCTATATTTTGTCTAATTTGGGGAGGTTTAGCTGCTTTAATCCTTGGTTTAAGTTCTAGTCACTTAGCCTCAGTTTTTAACCAAAATCCTGAAGTAATTTCCATCGCAACTACTTATTTAATTATTGTTCCTGTGAGTTACGCAGCAGCAGGAGTAGTGCAAATGTCTGGTTCTACTTTTAACGCTCTCGGTAAACCACTGCCTTCTGTAGTGATGAATTTAGTACAGATGTTTGTTTTATATCTACCTCTAGCTTATGCAGGCAGTCGGCTATTGGGTGTAAACGAAATTTTTATTGGCATTTCTCTTTCTAATCTAGCTATTGGTTTAGGGGCTTATTGTTGGAACCAAAAAGCTTTAAAAAATCTAGCCCATCAATTTGTTCAATCAACTAATCAATTATTTAACTATTACATCGACATGAATCAACTAACCTTTTTACAACATCGCCCCGCCTATCGACCTCAAACCGTTTCCTGGCGAGTTCGCGGACTGAGAGGGGCAACTACCGTAACCGAAAATTCTTCGAGAGCGATCGCAGAAGCAGTGAGAGAGTTATTCGATGTCCTCGAACGCAAAAATCAACTAGATCCCGAGCTAATTGTTAGTGTAGTTTTTTCTGTCACTAAAGATTTAAATGCCATCTTCCCTGCTTCGGTAGTTCGTCATCGTCCAGGTTGGGATTTAGTTCCCCTCTTAGATGTCCAGCAGATGGATGTTCCTGATAGTTTGCCTAGATGTATTCGGGTGTTAATTCAGTTTAATACACCCCTGCCTCAAACTGCTTTGCAACCCGTTTATTTACGAGATGCTGCCTTATTGCGTCCCGATCTAGCGATCGCGCATTAATCGTAGGGGCTATTCGCGAATAGCCCTTGCCCAAATTATTAATTCACAGCAATTAGATAATCAATTATGATCGAACAACATATCAAAGAAATCGATACAGAATTAATTCGATTACTGGGAAAAAAGATCGAGCTTTTACAAGAAACAAAAAACAATGATGTAATTGAATCAAATCTTATCCCCATTTTGGATCGAGTTGGTGTTCCTGAATTTATTTGGAAAAATTTAGTCATTAATTGTCAGGCAGCAGCTAAAAATAGATTGCCAACTAATCTTCAACCAATAACTAAACCGCGAAAAGTTACTATAATCGGTGGCAGTGGCATGATGGGTAGTTTCTTTGCTCAAAAACTATCCGCAGCAGGACATCAAGTAACCATTCTCGAACATAATGATTGGGATAAGGCAGAAGAATTATTAACTAACAAAGATTTAGTTTTAATCTGCGTACCCATCAAATACACCACTGAAGTAATCACAAAAACTGTTAAATATCTCTCTCCTAATACAGCTTTAGCCGATCTTACCAGTATTAAAACTCCTGCCTTGAAAACCATGTTGGAATACCATCCAGGTGCAGTAATGGGTTTGCATCCCATGTTTGGTAAGGTGCAATCTTTCCTATCCCAAAAAGTTGTAGTTTGTTCGGGACGTAGAGATGAGGAATTTCAATGGTTACTTGAACTAATCAAAGCCGATGGAGGCGAATTAATCTATTCTACTGCGGAAGAACACGATCTCATGATGGTTGCAGTTCAAGCTGTGCGTCAGTTTACTACCTTTAGTCTGGGGGGATTTTTAGCAGAACAAGAATTAGATACCTGTCGCAGTCTCGATTTTGCCAGTCCTCCCTATCGTTTGCAATTGGGAATGATTAGTCGTTTGTTAACTCAGTCTGCACCAATGGTAATCGATATTATGCTTGCTACGACCGAATCCCGTCAGGCAATCGCTCAATTAGCCAATACTTATCATCGTCTCGCGCAATGGATAGATGAAGGCAGAAGAGAAGAATTAATCGCAGAATTTGGCGCAATTCAAGCTTATTTAGCTCCTCAATTGGATTGTTGTTTAGCAGAAAGCAATCATGTTATTGAAGCGTTGAGTGATTTTTTAAAGGAAAAAAGGCAGTCCGCAGAATTCAAAGGGCGTAGGGGCGAACCGCCGTTCGCCCTTACAGGAAGCAGGAGACAAAAGTTAAAAGCTAGTAGGTTAGGGAGTCACCGTGTTGCGGAGGTGTCCTCCGTTGTAGCAAGTGACGTTTGAAGGATGAAATCCAACAATAGCAATTAATGCTACATGAAGAAAATAAATATATTCATTTTTAGCTTGGTAGGTTGGGTTGAAGAATGAAACCCAATGCCAGTAATCAATTGATGGGTAGAGCGATAGCGAAACCCATCCTACTTATCTTATCTGTGAATAATTCCTTAACACCAATCATTTTTATTTTTAATCAATAATCGTAAATACCATGAACAAGCAACTTATAGATATAGAAGCTACACAGCTTAAGAATGAAGCTTTTAATCCTTTTGCAGAAGAAACTATTCCCACTCAACAGATAACTCAATTAAGAGCATCTTCAGAAAAATCGCCATCGGAACAATTAATTGAAGCTTTATTAACCTATCCAGATCAGGCTATTAAAATCTTAGAAGCTAACGAAGAATTAATTAATTCCGATTTAGTAGAACAAATGGAATCAGTAGCTACTCAGATGAAAGCTAAGGGTTCAACTGATGCAGCTAATTTCCTTAAAAATATAGCTTCTCAAATCAAAAAGGCTCTAGCTGTATGTGAATTTCGGGAAGCTAATGAAGAATCGCTGGAAGCTTATCATCATTTAATTGAAGTTTTACTTACTTATCCCAACCAAACTAGCAAGATTTTAGCTACTAATAAAAAGCTGCTTGACGCTGGACTATTCCAAGTTATGGAACAAATGGCTATGCAGATGTCAACCAATGGTTCTGACAAAGCAGCAGTTTTTTTACAAGATTTGGCAAATCAATTACAGGAAGCAGGTTATCATCAGTTACTGCCAGCACAACCCAAACGTAACTGGAAACTATGGCTTGGCGGTGCAGTTGTTTTACTATCGGGGTTGTCAATCTTATTAATTAATCCTTTTGCTGCTAAAACTCCGCCTCCTCAAGAAAGCTCTCTAAATTCGTTAGCTTTAGCTT includes these proteins:
- a CDS encoding MATE efflux family protein, which encodes MIFAKIGLLTKSEVCVMKSNPSQAIEQTLTTGSVRSHLIQLSVPMFWGLLTVVALSLTDTYFVAQLGTKELAAMSFIFPIFSTFACLAMGLGNGAGAVIARAIGEGDRDKMKRLITDTLALSVLISVCFTLAGLITIKPLFTALGAEAEILPAIADYMEIWYLGTISLVVPIIANSIIRAAGNSQFPALVMTVATVVNIVLDPLLIFGWAGFPRLEVQGAALATVISQIIGLIAVFWFLYYREKVIIFNPPKIQEVAESWQEVLHIGIPAAVTNAISPIAIAIITSMIAAYGAEAVAGFGIASRIESLVFIAFIALSASVTPLVGQNWGAGKLKRVNQSFYWSAIFCLIWGGLAALILGLSSSHLASVFNQNPEVISIATTYLIIVPVSYAAAGVVQMSGSTFNALGKPLPSVVMNLVQMFVLYLPLAYAGSRLLGVNEIFIGISLSNLAIGLGAYCWNQKALKNLAHQFVQSTNQLFNYYIDMNQLTFLQHRPAYRPQTVSWRVRGLRGATTVTENSSRAIAEAVRELFDVLERKNQLDPELIVSVVFSVTKDLNAIFPASVVRHRPGWDLVPLLDVQQMDVPDSLPRCIRVLIQFNTPLPQTALQPVYLRDAALLRPDLAIAH
- a CDS encoding Prephenate dehydrogenase, which gives rise to MIEQHIKEIDTELIRLLGKKIELLQETKNNDVIESNLIPILDRVGVPEFIWKNLVINCQAAAKNRLPTNLQPITKPRKVTIIGGSGMMGSFFAQKLSAAGHQVTILEHNDWDKAEELLTNKDLVLICVPIKYTTEVITKTVKYLSPNTALADLTSIKTPALKTMLEYHPGAVMGLHPMFGKVQSFLSQKVVVCSGRRDEEFQWLLELIKADGGELIYSTAEEHDLMMVAVQAVRQFTTFSLGGFLAEQELDTCRSLDFASPPYRLQLGMISRLLTQSAPMVIDIMLATTESRQAIAQLANTYHRLAQWIDEGRREELIAEFGAIQAYLAPQLDCCLAESNHVIEALSDFLKEKRQSAEFKGRRGEPPFALTGSRRQKLKASRLGSHRVAEVSSVVASDV
- a CDS encoding hypothetical protein (conserved hypothetical protein (TPR repeats)), which translates into the protein MNKQLIDIEATQLKNEAFNPFAEETIPTQQITQLRASSEKSPSEQLIEALLTYPDQAIKILEANEELINSDLVEQMESVATQMKAKGSTDAANFLKNIASQIKKALAVCEFREANEESLEAYHHLIEVLLTYPNQTSKILATNKKLLDAGLFQVMEQMAMQMSTNGSDKAAVFLQDLANQLQEAGYHQLLPAQPKRNWKLWLGGAVVLLSGLSILLINPFAAKTPPPQESSLNSLALASDNALPVKTIA